Proteins encoded by one window of Alphaproteobacteria bacterium:
- a CDS encoding chorismate mutase codes for MSSSDIDSLRAELDTIDEEMMRLLGERFGVTRRVGALKKANGHKAVDPAREAAQDARIRRQAAAVGIDGDLAVAVMRLVRARVVEDHRAMGVGD; via the coding sequence ATGTCCTCCTCTGATATCGATTCTCTGCGCGCCGAACTGGACACCATCGACGAAGAGATGATGCGCCTGCTGGGTGAGCGCTTTGGGGTGACGCGACGGGTCGGCGCGCTGAAGAAGGCCAATGGTCACAAGGCCGTGGACCCGGCGCGCGAGGCGGCGCAGGACGCCCGCATCCGTCGTCAGGCCGCCGCCGTCGGCATCGATGGGGATCTGGCGGTGGCGGTCATGCGCCTGGTGCGGGCGCGGGTTGTGGAAGACCACCGCGCCATGGGGGTGGGCGACTGA
- a CDS encoding DMT family transporter, which produces MKAYWSGLTPTVRATVLMLGAALFFSGMSTGIRYAADAGMHAFQIAFFRNVFGLVFLLPWLMRAGLAGLRTSRLRLHGLRAFFNVFSMMGTFYAITVLPLAQVTALNFTVPLFATLLAPFILKEVVGPRRLMATLIGFAGALVIVRPGAETMDPTSLIVLGSALLSGMNIMIVKILARTENPEAIAVYMVLLLIPLSLLPALFVWQWPSLEALLAVVVVGGLGTAGHILFNRGFALADASYLIGFDYTKLPFVALFAWLFFAQSTSLWTWAGAAIIAGAGFYIARREALLAKDKTRPSLSPTTVPTPGRVGQGQ; this is translated from the coding sequence ATGAAAGCCTACTGGTCCGGTCTCACCCCCACCGTGCGGGCCACCGTCTTGATGCTCGGCGCGGCGCTGTTCTTTTCGGGCATGAGCACCGGTATCCGCTATGCCGCCGATGCCGGCATGCACGCCTTTCAGATTGCCTTCTTCCGCAACGTATTCGGCCTGGTCTTCCTGCTGCCCTGGCTGATGCGGGCGGGGCTGGCGGGGCTGCGCACCAGCCGCCTCCGCCTGCACGGCCTGCGCGCCTTCTTCAACGTGTTCAGCATGATGGGCACCTTCTACGCCATCACCGTTCTGCCGCTGGCCCAGGTGACGGCGCTCAACTTCACGGTGCCGCTGTTCGCCACCTTGCTGGCGCCGTTCATCCTCAAGGAAGTGGTGGGCCCGCGCCGTCTGATGGCCACCCTGATCGGCTTCGCCGGGGCGCTGGTCATCGTCCGGCCTGGGGCCGAGACCATGGACCCGACCAGCCTCATCGTGCTGGGCAGCGCCCTGCTGTCGGGCATGAACATCATGATCGTCAAGATTCTGGCGCGGACCGAGAATCCAGAGGCCATTGCCGTCTATATGGTGCTGTTGCTGATCCCGCTGTCGCTGCTGCCGGCGCTGTTCGTCTGGCAGTGGCCGTCTCTTGAGGCATTGCTGGCGGTGGTTGTGGTGGGCGGTCTCGGCACGGCCGGACACATCCTGTTCAACCGCGGCTTCGCTCTCGCCGACGCCTCCTACCTGATTGGCTTCGACTATACCAAGCTGCCGTTTGTCGCCTTGTTCGCCTGGCTGTTTTTCGCGCAGTCCACAAGCCTGTGGACCTGGGCCGGGGCGGCGATCATCGCCGGCGCCGGCTTCTATATTGCGCGGCGCGAGGCCCTGCTCGCCAAAGACAAGACGCGGCCGTCGCTCAGCCCGACCACGGTGCCGACACCGGGTCGCGTCGGCCAGGGACAGTAA
- a CDS encoding DMT family transporter, which translates to MTAAAALATWRGWPAPLRAALIMLVASLLFAILIGLQRETSRGVHPFEVAFLRVLFGFAFTLPWVWRSLPQAVRIDRPSLRLYLCRAAIGVVGGLAWFFAIATVPIAQAAALGFTAPLFATVLAPFVLKEVVGPRRRMAVIVGFVGALIIVRPGLSAFDPLALLVVLSAATFAVEMMIIKKLSARQPADAIVLWMGITMTPLFLVPALFVWTWPDAWTWAMAIAMGFVGTAAHQVFTRGFALADASYVALFDYAKLPFVALIGWVFYAESVDSLTWVGAAIIAAAGAYVAHRESRLARHPIILPRSPDAADAIAAPPAAPSAAAPPTSLPPTSLPQGGNGRPS; encoded by the coding sequence ATGACGGCGGCCGCGGCCCTGGCCACCTGGCGCGGCTGGCCGGCGCCGCTGCGCGCCGCGCTCATCATGCTGGTGGCATCACTGCTGTTCGCCATCCTGATCGGCCTGCAGCGGGAAACCTCGCGCGGCGTTCATCCTTTCGAGGTTGCTTTTCTGCGGGTCCTCTTCGGTTTCGCCTTCACCCTGCCATGGGTGTGGCGGTCGCTGCCCCAGGCGGTGCGCATCGACCGGCCGAGCCTCAGGCTCTATCTCTGCCGCGCCGCCATCGGCGTGGTCGGCGGGCTGGCCTGGTTCTTCGCCATCGCCACCGTGCCCATCGCCCAGGCCGCGGCGCTGGGCTTCACCGCCCCCCTCTTCGCCACCGTGCTGGCGCCCTTCGTGTTGAAGGAAGTAGTCGGGCCGCGCCGCCGCATGGCGGTCATCGTCGGCTTCGTCGGCGCCCTCATCATCGTTCGCCCGGGACTGTCCGCCTTCGATCCGCTGGCCCTGCTGGTGGTGCTGTCGGCCGCCACCTTCGCCGTGGAAATGATGATCATCAAGAAACTGTCGGCGCGGCAGCCGGCCGACGCCATCGTTCTGTGGATGGGCATCACCATGACGCCGCTGTTTCTCGTTCCGGCGCTCTTCGTCTGGACCTGGCCGGACGCCTGGACCTGGGCCATGGCTATTGCCATGGGCTTTGTGGGCACCGCGGCGCATCAGGTGTTCACCCGTGGCTTTGCCCTGGCCGACGCGTCCTACGTGGCGCTGTTCGACTATGCAAAGCTGCCTTTCGTGGCGCTGATCGGCTGGGTGTTCTATGCGGAGTCGGTGGACTCCCTGACCTGGGTCGGCGCCGCCATCATCGCTGCCGCCGGCGCCTATGTGGCGCACCGGGAGAGCCGGCTGGCGCGGCACCCGATCATCCTGCCGCGCTCGCCCGATGCGGCCGACGCCATCGCCGCGCCGCCGGCCGCACCCTCGGCCGCCGCGCCGCCGACATCGCTCCCGCCCACATCGCTCCCGCAGGGCGGCAACGGCCGGCCCTCATGA
- a CDS encoding DMT family transporter, whose protein sequence is MALLPAPAHRLWHRLSRPTQAALLVTSGVFFFALMTGLARHASSELHPFQVTFFRAIFGALFLAPWLIRAGLSRARTKRLPLHLLRGAIGATAMILWFTAVSLLPIAEATALSFTAPLYATLLAPFMLGERVGIRRLGATLVGFAGALVILRPGLSAFDPNALIVVVGAALVGIEIMLIKKLARTDSPDAIVLYLVLVMIPVSFVMALTQWQWPSWSMLGVTLAIGFCATSAHQLMTRGFARGDASFVVMFHYTMLPMTAVIGWFAFGQATDLLTWVGAAIIALAAIYIARRESRAATVARKPQAAGE, encoded by the coding sequence ATGGCCCTGTTGCCTGCCCCCGCCCACCGCCTGTGGCATCGCCTGTCGCGCCCGACCCAGGCCGCCCTGCTGGTCACGTCGGGGGTTTTCTTCTTCGCCCTGATGACCGGCCTGGCGCGTCATGCCTCAAGCGAACTGCATCCGTTTCAGGTGACTTTCTTCCGGGCCATCTTTGGCGCGCTGTTCCTCGCCCCCTGGCTGATCCGCGCCGGCCTGTCCCGCGCCCGCACAAAGCGCCTGCCACTGCACCTGCTGCGTGGCGCAATCGGCGCCACCGCTATGATCCTGTGGTTTACCGCCGTCTCGCTGCTGCCTATCGCCGAAGCCACCGCGCTCAGTTTCACAGCCCCGCTCTATGCCACCCTGCTGGCCCCCTTCATGCTCGGCGAACGCGTCGGCATCCGCCGCCTTGGCGCCACGCTGGTGGGCTTCGCCGGCGCCCTGGTTATCCTGCGGCCCGGACTCTCCGCCTTCGATCCCAACGCCTTGATCGTCGTTGTCGGCGCGGCACTGGTCGGCATAGAGATCATGCTCATCAAGAAACTCGCCCGCACCGACTCCCCCGACGCCATTGTCCTCTATCTGGTTCTGGTGATGATCCCGGTGAGCTTCGTCATGGCCCTCACCCAGTGGCAGTGGCCGAGCTGGTCCATGCTAGGCGTCACCCTGGCCATCGGCTTCTGCGCTACCTCCGCCCACCAGCTCATGACCCGTGGTTTCGCCCGTGGTGACGCCTCCTTCGTGGTCATGTTCCACTACACCATGCTGCCCATGACCGCGGTGATCGGCTGGTTTGCCTTTGGTCAGGCCACCGATCTGCTGACCTGGGTGGGGGCCGCCATCATCGCCCTGGCCGCCATCTACATCGCCCGCCGTGAATCCCGCGCCGCCACCGTCGCCCGGAAACCGCAGGCGGCTGGCGAATAG